In Panicum virgatum strain AP13 chromosome 4N, P.virgatum_v5, whole genome shotgun sequence, a single window of DNA contains:
- the LOC120670521 gene encoding glycine, alanine and asparagine-rich protein-like isoform X1 gives MLNSKLVGKKSRGRRRPASYTAPEKLPTKISNAAPVPPSLPSRTFQNAAPAEAQTRAPAYPTQRTQADGAPRGRDGQAGGGGGPSGGGAGRRRRRWRASSRGAGAGALADAGGACGSTVPGEDVRAGGGPGDGRRGVVGRGAEQLRGVGPARLRRGAPPAPLQARQLLHLPPAAQHLRAAILQPRCPSPTVLPLFDAACPLLASLGAQLVVPRRSSIWRALELDSTAAEFDSWENSSIRRRRSSISSEESARRADLRRRAPLSPGFHLRCQAGVGAEGEALPNGLKRVLERQEARAARSWSLELIGVELVWSVTKRGPHACSTTSGFRKVSPDRWEFAHADFLASQCHLLPNIRRRRGGAGGSTASATSSGAKIGASGSGGRERELERLRRDREALARELVRLRRGQQEARAQLLDMERRVRGTERRQEQFTAFLACAIEIPGFLERRGSAALVEAGRKRRLLDAAADVLAFEELALAASSEVEAATVSAVAAVSQDSGSTSTATDMIWYELLGEEQVGIDAEVEELVVAAAASEVAEPWEEMGDEEVEELVQQIGCLSSPSP, from the exons ATGCTAAATAGCAAATTAGTCGGAAAAAAATCTcgcggccgccgtcgtcccGCGAGCTACACCGCCCCCGAAAAGCTTCCAACTAAAATATCCAACGCAGCTCCAGTTCCTCCATCCCTTCCTTCTCGTACTTTCCAGAACGCCGCTCCCGCCGAAGCACAGACCCGCGCACCCGCCTACCCAACGCAGCGGACTCAGGCGGATGGAGCACCCCGCGGCCGTGACGGTCAagcaggaggaggtggaggaccaagtggtggtggtgctggacgccgacggcgacgcTGGCGGGCGAgcagccgcggcgccggcgccggagccctGGCAGACGCCGGCGGTGCCTGCGGTTCCACCGTTCCTGGCGAAGACGTTCGAGCTGGTGGAGGACCCGGCGACGGACGGCGTGGTGTCGTGGGGCGCGGCGCGGAACAGCTTCGTGGTGTGGGACCCGCACGCCTTCGCCGCGGAGCTCCTCCCGCGCCGCTTCAAGCACGCCAACTTCTCCACCTTCCTCCGGCAGCTCAACACCTAC GTGCCGCCATTCTCCAACCGCGCTGCCCCTCTCCAACCGTGCTGCCCCTCTTCGACGCTGCCTGCCCCCTTCTCGCTTCGCTCGGCGCCCAGCTCGTCGTGCCTCGCCGGAGCTCGATTTGGCGGGCGCTCGAGCTCGATTCAACGGCGGCCGAGTTCGATTCGTGGGAGAACAGCTCGAttcgccggaggaggagctcgaTTTCATCGGAGGAGAGTGCGAGGAGGGCAGACCTGCGGCGACGAGCGCCGCTGTCGCCTGGATTCCATCTTCGCTGTCAAGCTGGAGTTGGAGCCGAGGGAGAAGCGCTACCAAACGGTCTAAAACGGGTGCTGGAACGGCAAGAAGCGAGAGCGGCTAGAAGCTGGAGCCTGGAGCTGATCGGCGTCGAGCTGGTTTGGAGCGTCACCAAACGGGGGCCCCACGCGTGTAGCACTACTAGT GGATTCCGCAAGGTGAGCCCGGACAGGTGGGAGTTTGCGCACGCCGACTTCCTCGCCAGCCAGTGCCACCTCCTCCCCAacatccgccgccggcgcggcggggcgggaggATCCACGGCGTCCGCGACGTCATCGGGCGCGAAGATCGGCGCgagcgggagcggcggccgcgagaGGGAGCTCGAGAGGCTGCGGCGCGACCGGGAGGCGCTGGCGCGGGAGTTGGTGCGGCTGCGGCGCGGGCAGCAGGAGGCCCGTGCGCAGCTGCTGGACATGGAGCGCCGCGTGCGGGGCACGGAGCGGCGGCAGGAGCAGTTCACGGCCTTCCTAGCGTGCGCCATCGAGATCCCGGGCTTCCTGGAGCgccgcggcagcgcggcgcTCGTCGAGGCCGGCAGGAAGCGGCGGCTGCTCGACGCCGCGGCGGACGTCCTCGCCTTCGAGGAGCTGGCGCTGGCGGCGAGCTCCGAGGTCGAGGCGGCTACCGTCTCGGCCGTGGCAGCGGTGAGCCAAGACTCCGGCAGCACCTCCACCGCCACGGACATGATATGGTACGAGCTGCTCGGGGAGGAGCAGGTGGGAATCGACGCCGAGGTGGAGGAGCTCGTtgtggccgcggccgcctcggAGGTGGCTGAGCCGTGGGAGGAGATGGGTgacgaggaggtggaggagctggTGCAGCAGATTGGCTGCCTAAGCTCGCCAAGCCCTTGA
- the LOC120670521 gene encoding putative heat stress transcription factor A-6a isoform X2, which produces MEHPAAVTVKQEEVEDQVVVVLDADGDAGGRAAAAPAPEPWQTPAVPAVPPFLAKTFELVEDPATDGVVSWGAARNSFVVWDPHAFAAELLPRRFKHANFSTFLRQLNTYGFRKVSPDRWEFAHADFLASQCHLLPNIRRRRGGAGGSTASATSSGAKIGASGSGGRERELERLRRDREALARELVRLRRGQQEARAQLLDMERRVRGTERRQEQFTAFLACAIEIPGFLERRGSAALVEAGRKRRLLDAAADVLAFEELALAASSEVEAATVSAVAAVSQDSGSTSTATDMIWYELLGEEQVGIDAEVEELVVAAAASEVAEPWEEMGDEEVEELVQQIGCLSSPSP; this is translated from the exons ATGGAGCACCCCGCGGCCGTGACGGTCAagcaggaggaggtggaggaccaagtggtggtggtgctggacgccgacggcgacgcTGGCGGGCGAgcagccgcggcgccggcgccggagccctGGCAGACGCCGGCGGTGCCTGCGGTTCCACCGTTCCTGGCGAAGACGTTCGAGCTGGTGGAGGACCCGGCGACGGACGGCGTGGTGTCGTGGGGCGCGGCGCGGAACAGCTTCGTGGTGTGGGACCCGCACGCCTTCGCCGCGGAGCTCCTCCCGCGCCGCTTCAAGCACGCCAACTTCTCCACCTTCCTCCGGCAGCTCAACACCTAC GGATTCCGCAAGGTGAGCCCGGACAGGTGGGAGTTTGCGCACGCCGACTTCCTCGCCAGCCAGTGCCACCTCCTCCCCAacatccgccgccggcgcggcggggcgggaggATCCACGGCGTCCGCGACGTCATCGGGCGCGAAGATCGGCGCgagcgggagcggcggccgcgagaGGGAGCTCGAGAGGCTGCGGCGCGACCGGGAGGCGCTGGCGCGGGAGTTGGTGCGGCTGCGGCGCGGGCAGCAGGAGGCCCGTGCGCAGCTGCTGGACATGGAGCGCCGCGTGCGGGGCACGGAGCGGCGGCAGGAGCAGTTCACGGCCTTCCTAGCGTGCGCCATCGAGATCCCGGGCTTCCTGGAGCgccgcggcagcgcggcgcTCGTCGAGGCCGGCAGGAAGCGGCGGCTGCTCGACGCCGCGGCGGACGTCCTCGCCTTCGAGGAGCTGGCGCTGGCGGCGAGCTCCGAGGTCGAGGCGGCTACCGTCTCGGCCGTGGCAGCGGTGAGCCAAGACTCCGGCAGCACCTCCACCGCCACGGACATGATATGGTACGAGCTGCTCGGGGAGGAGCAGGTGGGAATCGACGCCGAGGTGGAGGAGCTCGTtgtggccgcggccgcctcggAGGTGGCTGAGCCGTGGGAGGAGATGGGTgacgaggaggtggaggagctggTGCAGCAGATTGGCTGCCTAAGCTCGCCAAGCCCTTGA
- the LOC120671464 gene encoding sodium/potassium/calcium exchanger 1-like, translating to MELELESGGGGSRAVALSVDSPAADLGRGDLGGGGPSADRTVSRCHVSLRLLDGGEPGVAFEVVGRNPVVVRSPDGGSSGVFQRGEKGDLRPGDALSLSLKAPAFWAVRMREGDGEGAVGVEGAVLDAVARRERRTRELKEREREKRAAEEEAMEVTEEEGAAAGSEAEGLEIDLASVDPVREFGFLSMGHEFDSYPKGRIRAPKDWNWFLEETKRTSDDEDDEISNGRGRSKGWGQNKKKNGEGGDEDWTDESEDEKESLSRGPSVKRSKYVTRSKDPKKPRQENSEVKGGDSDGEDEEDETLGGFVVNDEDDEPMEELSDDEDEEEEFDDEEDDD from the exons ATGGAGCTGGAGCTCgaaagcggcggcgggggaagcAGGGCGGTGGCACTCTCCGTTGACTCCCCAGCGGCCGACCTCGGCCGCGGGGACCTGGGCGGCGGAGGCCCCTCCGCGGACCGCACCGTCTCGCGCTGCCACGTGTCCCTCCGCCTTCTCGATGGCGGCGAGCCCGGGGTCGCGTTCGAGGTCGTCGGCAGGAACCCCGTGGTGGTCCGCTCGCCGGACGGCGGGAGCAGCGGCGTGTTCCAGCGCGGGGAGAAGGGCGATCTCAGGCCCGGGGATGCGCTGTCGCTGTCGCTCAAGGCGCCCGCATTCTGGGCGGTGCGGATGAGGGagggggacggggagggcgcggtGGGGGTGGAGGGCGCCGTGCTGGACGCGGTGGCGAGGCGGGAGAGGCGGACGCGGGAGctgaaggagagggagagggagaagcgGGCTGCGGAGGAAGAGGCCATGGAGGTCACCgaagaggagggggcggcggcgggctccgaggCGGAGGGTTTGGAGATCGATCTAGCAAGCGTCGATCCGGTTCGAG AATTTGGGTTCCTGTCGATGGGGCATGAGTTTGACAGTTATCCAAAGGGAAGGATTCGTGCGCCAAAGGATTGGAATTGGTTTCTAGAGGAAACAAAGAGGACCTCCGACGATGAAGACGATGAGATTAGCAATGGGAGAGGTAGATCAAAAGGTTGGGGTCAAAACaagaagaaaaatggagaaGGGGGAGATGAGGACTGGACTGATGAGAGTGAGGATGAAAAAGAATCCCTGTCAAGAGGTCCTAGTGTGAAGAGATCGAAGTATGTGACAAGATCTAAAGACCCAAAAAAGCCTCGTCAGGAAAACTCAGAGGTTAAAGGTGGAGACAGTGATGGTGAGGACGAGGAAGATGAAACTCTGGGAGGTTTTGTAGTTAatgatgaggacgatgagccTATGGAAGAGCTgagtgatgatgaggatgaagagGAGGAATTCGACGATGAGGAAGATGATGATTGA